One window of the Haloarcula halobia genome contains the following:
- a CDS encoding DUF7097 family protein, whose product MEKAPGGTSVGVDDPYAHVDRCDFVTDEGKCRWAREHGHHDPAFANARSADGFRCPAALGRAEDADGTATDTGRAEPEWKWADCPHFRCRNHERACVRCGLEERRMAHADERPLLEEHHLSYRDGASDDDLDHEITVYLCRWCHAKVHGSWARVDDDAAPDPEAIAEQEGRRAREQSELGFESAADRYTDDN is encoded by the coding sequence GTGGAGAAAGCGCCCGGCGGCACCTCGGTCGGGGTCGACGACCCGTACGCACACGTCGACCGGTGTGACTTCGTGACCGACGAGGGGAAGTGCCGCTGGGCACGCGAACACGGCCACCACGACCCGGCGTTCGCGAACGCGCGCAGCGCCGACGGCTTCCGCTGTCCCGCCGCCCTCGGCAGGGCCGAGGACGCCGACGGGACGGCCACTGACACCGGACGGGCTGAGCCCGAGTGGAAGTGGGCCGACTGCCCGCACTTCCGCTGTCGCAACCACGAGCGGGCCTGCGTCCGGTGTGGACTCGAGGAGCGCCGGATGGCCCACGCCGACGAGCGACCGCTCCTCGAGGAACACCACCTCTCGTACCGGGACGGGGCGAGCGACGACGACCTGGACCACGAGATAACCGTCTACCTCTGTCGGTGGTGTCACGCCAAGGTCCACGGCTCGTGGGCGCGCGTCGACGACGACGCGGCACCGGATCCCGAGGCCATCGCCGAACAGGAGGGCCGGCGTGCCAGAGAACAGTCCGAACTCGGGTTCGAGTCGGCCGCCGACCGCTATACTGATGACAACTGA
- a CDS encoding ATP-binding protein — MKAPEVSKRSLGMGYVVGTGVVLSIALVLHAITAMQVGLYALLVVCSGLVPALSLVGANYWLPRSGLDGEEVWTVAEWGGFGIAILTLANVAVLLADVELVRYTPGLLASSIAVGGFVGILVGALLELRRSARRLSQSNDVLNRVLRHDMRNDLNVALGHLSQLERTADGEAAEHADRLRETIDDMATTTEKARQIDVALAADRRSQRPVDVVPYVRDRVAAVRRAYPEATVELDCPDELVVHADWLLGTVLDNLVENAVVHSEGTPSLSVVVERRGTTAHVQVRDDCPAIPDAELDVFSAGGETPLHHSKGVGLWLVTWVVESYGGDVSFRNTESDGNVVELELRTASWVERSRWHGLLDR, encoded by the coding sequence GTGAAGGCTCCGGAGGTATCGAAGCGGTCCCTGGGGATGGGATACGTGGTGGGCACGGGCGTCGTGCTCTCGATCGCGCTCGTGCTCCACGCTATCACCGCGATGCAGGTCGGCCTCTATGCCCTCCTGGTCGTCTGTTCGGGACTGGTCCCGGCGCTCTCGCTCGTCGGAGCGAACTACTGGCTCCCCCGGAGCGGCCTCGACGGCGAGGAGGTGTGGACAGTCGCCGAGTGGGGCGGGTTCGGCATCGCCATCCTCACGCTCGCGAACGTCGCAGTCCTCCTCGCCGACGTCGAACTCGTCCGGTACACCCCGGGACTCCTCGCCAGCAGCATCGCCGTGGGCGGGTTCGTCGGCATCCTCGTGGGTGCCCTGCTCGAACTCCGCCGCTCGGCCCGTCGCCTCTCACAGAGCAACGACGTGCTCAACCGCGTCCTCCGTCACGACATGCGAAACGACCTCAACGTGGCGCTCGGCCACCTGAGCCAGCTCGAACGGACGGCCGACGGCGAGGCCGCCGAACACGCCGACCGTCTCCGGGAGACCATCGACGACATGGCGACGACGACCGAAAAGGCCCGGCAGATAGACGTGGCGCTCGCGGCCGACCGGCGGTCACAGCGTCCCGTCGACGTGGTGCCGTACGTCCGCGACCGCGTGGCGGCGGTCCGGCGAGCCTACCCCGAGGCCACCGTCGAACTGGACTGCCCCGACGAACTCGTGGTCCACGCGGACTGGTTGCTCGGGACGGTGCTCGACAACCTCGTCGAGAACGCGGTGGTCCACAGCGAGGGGACCCCCTCGCTCAGCGTCGTCGTCGAGCGCCGTGGCACCACCGCACACGTCCAGGTCCGCGACGACTGTCCCGCCATCCCGGACGCGGAGCTCGACGTCTTCTCCGCCGGCGGCGAGACGCCCCTGCACCACTCGAAAGGTGTCGGGCTCTGGCTGGTCACCTGGGTCGTCGAGAGCTACGGGGGCGACGTCTCCTTCCGGAACACCGAGTCCGACGGCAACGTCGTCGAACTCGAGCTCCGGACCGCCAGCTGGGTCGAGCGCAGCCGATGGCACGGCCTCCTTGACCGCTGA
- a CDS encoding GMP synthase subunit A, translating to MTRIAVIDNHGQFTHLEQRALRDMGVDVDLLDNTTPADEIAADGVVLSGGPDIEDIGNCPDYLDLEVPIFGICLGMQLIAQELGGRVGGGDYGGYADVTVEILDESDPLVGSLYPETRVWASHADEVKEVPDGFDRTATSDICGVEAMSNTDEDIYGVQWHPEVVHTEEGEAVFENFVAVCDQRSVARQ from the coding sequence ATGACCCGAATCGCCGTCATCGACAACCACGGGCAGTTCACGCACCTCGAACAGCGTGCGCTGCGTGACATGGGCGTCGACGTGGACCTGCTTGACAACACGACGCCGGCCGACGAGATCGCCGCCGACGGCGTCGTCCTCTCGGGCGGCCCGGACATCGAGGACATCGGCAACTGTCCCGACTACCTGGACCTCGAGGTGCCGATATTCGGCATCTGTCTCGGGATGCAACTCATCGCCCAGGAGCTGGGCGGCCGGGTCGGCGGCGGCGACTACGGCGGCTACGCCGACGTCACCGTCGAGATCCTGGACGAGTCGGACCCGCTCGTGGGGTCGCTGTACCCCGAAACGCGCGTGTGGGCCAGCCACGCCGACGAAGTCAAGGAGGTCCCCGACGGCTTCGACCGGACCGCCACCTCCGACATCTGCGGCGTCGAGGCGATGAGCAACACCGACGAGGACATCTACGGCGTCCAGTGGCACCCGGAGGTGGTCCACACTGAGGAGGGCGAGGCCGTCTTCGAGAACTTTGTCGCGGTCTGTGACCAGCGGTCGGTCGCTCGTCAGTGA
- a CDS encoding DUF2070 family protein, whose translation MTATQGNLASLSRFIFRAPNWYSSLAFALLLAAFTGIAAFDSRFVLDDAWQGVFYIGLPTAIAGAVTPWVDRQFGGQLTPNRASLLALICELVTIAFLTVAGVIALISPRFGQNFVFDTLLVALASIFAFRLLILMAVSRHSLLAAVVPASVQTVAAAALLAIYSGATAFILDNPMLREMLARAEKAPPEIQGLIPADFALLAVICAFYALAVWAFLVVIDQPWRSSLGVSALDFLRGFIGHIAEGSDELEAFFEDIGEEALVPVTVLSVRRPGGEEKARFVLPMIHPGPMGEIGGGNLPKRVADAADGLAFPPHATAGHDFNLVTEREVDTILETAATAHDRIEYTDAATAGHRLTEGEATLTGQAFGDDAFVVTTYAPGFADDVEYAVGLSAMSEARSGGLDDVMLVDAHNSNDGLEGDDLGHVVPGSQRSFDMIYGAGELGDLLADAETGSLRCGVAWDETPWDPAEGIGPLGIRVCVFAVDGQTTAYVLIDGNNMEPGLRDSILDTVDAVDMLEVMTSDTHIVNTVEAENQVGQAIPPAEIVALIDDLIDRAVADLEPVEAGMESETAEVTVFGNDRTETLASTANAMVSLGGALAAAFILAVMAVSVLIFSLTGF comes from the coding sequence ATGACGGCCACACAGGGGAACCTCGCCAGTCTCTCCCGCTTTATCTTCCGGGCCCCGAACTGGTACTCGAGCCTCGCGTTTGCCCTGTTGCTCGCCGCCTTTACCGGCATCGCGGCCTTCGACTCCCGGTTCGTCCTCGACGACGCCTGGCAGGGCGTGTTCTATATCGGCCTCCCGACGGCCATCGCCGGCGCCGTCACCCCCTGGGTCGACCGCCAGTTCGGCGGCCAGCTGACCCCGAACCGTGCGTCGCTGCTCGCGCTCATCTGTGAGCTCGTCACCATCGCCTTCCTCACCGTCGCGGGCGTCATCGCCCTGATCAGTCCCCGCTTCGGGCAGAACTTCGTCTTCGACACCCTGCTGGTGGCGCTGGCCTCCATCTTCGCGTTCCGCCTGCTCATCCTGATGGCCGTCTCCAGGCACTCGCTGCTGGCGGCGGTGGTCCCCGCGAGCGTCCAGACGGTGGCTGCTGCCGCCCTGCTGGCCATCTACAGCGGGGCCACGGCGTTCATCCTTGATAACCCGATGCTGCGCGAGATGCTGGCCCGCGCCGAGAAGGCCCCGCCCGAGATACAGGGCCTGATCCCGGCCGACTTCGCCCTGCTGGCGGTCATCTGTGCCTTCTACGCGCTTGCGGTCTGGGCGTTCCTCGTCGTCATCGACCAGCCCTGGCGCTCCTCGCTGGGCGTCTCCGCGCTCGATTTCCTCCGGGGCTTCATCGGCCACATCGCCGAGGGGTCGGACGAACTCGAGGCGTTCTTCGAGGACATCGGCGAGGAGGCGCTGGTCCCGGTGACCGTCCTCTCGGTCCGCCGACCCGGCGGCGAGGAGAAGGCCCGCTTCGTCCTGCCGATGATTCACCCAGGTCCCATGGGCGAGATCGGCGGCGGGAACCTCCCCAAGCGGGTCGCTGACGCCGCCGACGGCCTCGCCTTCCCGCCCCACGCCACCGCCGGTCACGACTTCAACCTCGTCACCGAGCGCGAGGTCGACACCATCCTCGAGACGGCGGCGACGGCCCACGACCGAATCGAGTACACCGACGCGGCGACGGCCGGCCACCGCCTGACCGAGGGCGAGGCGACGCTTACGGGCCAGGCCTTCGGCGACGACGCATTCGTCGTCACCACCTACGCCCCCGGCTTCGCCGACGACGTGGAGTACGCCGTCGGCCTCTCGGCGATGTCCGAGGCACGCTCGGGCGGCCTGGACGACGTCATGCTCGTCGACGCCCACAACAGCAACGACGGGCTGGAGGGCGACGATCTTGGCCACGTCGTCCCGGGCAGCCAGCGCTCGTTCGACATGATATACGGCGCTGGGGAACTGGGCGACCTGCTCGCCGACGCCGAGACGGGGTCGCTCCGCTGTGGCGTCGCCTGGGACGAGACCCCCTGGGATCCCGCGGAGGGCATCGGCCCGCTGGGCATCCGGGTCTGTGTCTTCGCGGTCGACGGCCAGACGACGGCCTACGTCCTGATCGACGGCAACAACATGGAACCGGGGCTGCGCGACAGTATCCTCGACACCGTCGACGCCGTCGACATGCTCGAGGTGATGACCAGCGACACCCACATCGTCAACACCGTCGAGGCCGAGAACCAGGTCGGCCAGGCCATCCCGCCCGCAGAGATCGTCGCCCTCATCGACGACCTGATCGATCGGGCCGTCGCGGACCTCGAACCCGTCGAAGCGGGGATGGAGAGCGAGACCGCCGAGGTCACGGTCTTCGGCAACGACCGCACCGAGACGCTGGCCTCGACGGCGAACGCGATGGTCTCGCTGGGCGGGGCCCTCGCCGCGGCGTTCATCCTCGCGGTGATGGCCGTCAGCGTCCTCATCTTCTCGCTGACCGGCTTCTAG
- a CDS encoding DUF502 domain-containing protein, whose amino-acid sequence MTLTDAVKNSFVSGLILLTPLVVTLFVLRILVNWSLQFVDPVVQGTRLTLYTGNEIAAQLVAAVLILAGVTLVGYLAQKSIGQHLFGNIGRAVNFIPLVNTLYASVRQVASSLVERNTGYEGVALVEYPREGVYAIGLVTGDGPPEMEAVADEELYAVFLPHSPNPTAGRLLYLPGDQVHEIDMSVRRGMRLVVTTGMGAESESKLLPELARENGLEPKN is encoded by the coding sequence ATGACGCTCACGGACGCCGTCAAGAACAGCTTCGTCTCCGGACTCATCCTGTTGACGCCGCTCGTGGTGACCCTCTTTGTCCTCCGGATTCTCGTCAACTGGTCGCTCCAGTTCGTCGACCCCGTGGTGCAGGGCACGCGCCTGACACTGTACACGGGCAACGAGATCGCCGCCCAGCTGGTCGCGGCGGTTCTCATCCTCGCCGGCGTCACCCTCGTGGGCTATCTCGCCCAGAAGAGCATCGGCCAGCACCTCTTTGGCAACATCGGCCGCGCCGTGAACTTCATCCCGCTGGTCAACACCCTCTATGCCAGCGTCCGCCAGGTCGCGTCGTCGCTCGTCGAGCGTAACACCGGCTACGAGGGGGTCGCACTCGTCGAGTACCCTCGTGAGGGGGTCTACGCCATCGGCCTGGTCACCGGCGACGGCCCGCCCGAGATGGAGGCCGTCGCCGACGAGGAACTGTACGCCGTCTTCCTGCCCCACAGCCCCAACCCGACGGCCGGCCGACTCCTCTATCTCCCCGGCGACCAGGTCCACGAGATCGACATGAGCGTGCGCCGCGGGATGCGACTCGTCGTGACGACAGGGATGGGCGCCGAGTCCGAGTCGAAGCTCCTGCCGGAGCTCGCGAGGGAGAACGGCCTCGAACCGAAGAACTGA
- a CDS encoding hydantoinase B/oxoprolinase family protein encodes MTAPDLDAVELEILRNQLESVAEEMGEVLVHGAFSPNITERRDCSTALFDDAGRLVAQAEHIPVHLGAMPEAVDAVRDEDPAPGDVFILNDPFEGGTHLPDVTLVSPIAPDDDVVGYAVSRAHHADVGGMAPGSMPAGAREIHQEGVRIPPLRLVADGERREDVWSLLAANVRDPAERQADLQAQVAANERGAERVGDLLDDHGDRLLAAFDAVREYSRNRVEAELREIPDGTYTATDVMEGDGVTDADIPIEVTVTVEGAQLDVDFAGTAPQVDGNVNAPLSVAKSAVYYVVRCVTDPDVPPNQGCYDPVSVHAPPGSLLNPAPPAAVVGGNVETSQRVTDVVFRALAEAAPERVPAAGQGTMNNLVVGGPSFSYYETIGGGMGATDDADGPSGVQVGMTNTLNTPVEALEAAYPLRVEEYSLRRGSGGAGEHRGGDGLVRELTVETDATVSLLTERRRHAPWGLEGGDDGATGRNFVDGEAVGAKVTLDVEAGTALRVETPGGGGYGDVDDDDDR; translated from the coding sequence ATGACCGCACCGGATCTCGACGCCGTCGAGCTCGAGATTCTGCGCAACCAGCTCGAGAGCGTCGCCGAGGAGATGGGCGAAGTGCTCGTCCACGGCGCATTCTCCCCGAACATCACCGAGCGCCGGGACTGCTCGACCGCGCTGTTCGACGACGCGGGTCGACTGGTCGCCCAGGCCGAGCACATCCCCGTCCACCTGGGGGCGATGCCCGAGGCCGTCGACGCGGTCCGGGACGAGGACCCGGCGCCCGGCGACGTGTTCATCCTCAACGACCCCTTCGAGGGCGGGACCCACCTCCCGGACGTGACGCTCGTCTCGCCCATCGCCCCCGACGACGACGTCGTGGGCTACGCCGTCTCGCGGGCCCACCACGCCGACGTCGGCGGGATGGCCCCCGGGAGCATGCCCGCCGGCGCTCGCGAGATACACCAGGAGGGCGTCCGGATTCCACCGCTGCGCCTCGTCGCCGACGGCGAGCGCCGCGAGGACGTGTGGAGTCTGCTGGCGGCGAACGTCCGCGACCCCGCCGAACGCCAGGCCGACCTGCAGGCCCAGGTCGCCGCCAACGAACGCGGGGCCGAGCGGGTCGGGGACCTGCTGGACGACCACGGCGACCGCCTGCTCGCGGCCTTCGACGCCGTCCGCGAGTACTCCCGGAACCGGGTCGAGGCCGAGCTCCGTGAGATACCGGACGGCACCTACACCGCCACCGACGTCATGGAGGGCGACGGCGTCACGGACGCGGACATCCCCATCGAGGTGACGGTGACCGTCGAGGGCGCGCAGCTGGACGTGGACTTCGCCGGCACCGCCCCGCAGGTCGACGGGAACGTCAACGCCCCGCTGTCGGTCGCCAAGAGCGCCGTCTACTACGTGGTGCGGTGCGTGACCGACCCCGACGTGCCGCCGAACCAGGGCTGTTACGACCCCGTCTCGGTCCACGCGCCGCCGGGGTCGCTGCTGAACCCGGCGCCACCCGCCGCCGTGGTCGGTGGAAACGTCGAGACGAGCCAGCGGGTCACCGACGTCGTCTTCCGCGCGCTGGCCGAGGCCGCCCCCGAGCGCGTCCCGGCGGCCGGCCAGGGGACGATGAACAACCTCGTCGTCGGCGGCCCGTCGTTCAGTTACTACGAGACCATCGGCGGCGGGATGGGCGCGACCGACGACGCCGACGGCCCGTCGGGCGTCCAGGTCGGGATGACAAACACGCTGAACACGCCCGTCGAGGCACTGGAGGCGGCCTACCCGCTCCGGGTCGAGGAGTACAGCCTCCGGCGTGGCAGCGGCGGCGCGGGCGAGCACCGCGGCGGCGACGGACTGGTCCGCGAGCTCACCGTCGAGACGGACGCGACCGTCTCCCTGCTGACCGAGCGCCGCCGCCACGCTCCGTGGGGCCTCGAAGGGGGCGACGACGGGGCGACCGGCCGGAACTTCGTCGACGGCGAGGCGGTCGGCGCGAAGGTTACCCTGGACGTCGAGGCCGGGACCGCACTCCGGGTCGAGACGCCGGGTGGTGGTGGGTACGGCGACGTGGACGACGACGACGACCGGTGA
- a CDS encoding hydantoinase/oxoprolinase family protein, with amino-acid sequence MHDSVRVGVDVGGTFTDVVLVTAAGMTTAKVPTTSPQHAGVLEGIETACTQADVEPESVDVFRHATTAATNALLEERVAETALVTTAGFGDVLAIGRQDRPDLYDPRSDRPAPLVPAGRRYELDERATTDGIERAVDPEAVRALAGDVDAEAVAVSLLHAYAHPENERRAAETLREELDVPVSASHEVLGEFREFERTATTVADAGLTPVVGEYLERLSTGVDERDLPAPMVMQSNGGIASVETVRDNAVTTALSGPAAGVVGASAFEPEDVAGLVTFDMGGTSSDVSLVRDGRVERTTDADVGGRPVRVPMVDVETVGAGGGSIAWVDEGGALRVGPRSAGADPGPACYGTGGTDPTVTDAALKLGYLGADTTLGAGLELDADAATDALADLAADAALDDPLTAAEGVYTVANATMTRAIRSVTAERGHDPREFAIAAFGGAGPMHAAALADRLGVERVVVPRASGVLSALGLLAADEQHDAARTYRTRLDEADPGAVEDVLEDLAAEALSDAADPGAATVAFQADCRYAGQSYELGVAIEDFDRATLGARFHAAHERAHGYRLPEEPVEVVTLRARATVDHEMPPLSHAATTDAGAGRREVRFDGEWHETPVLDWAGLAPGRERTGPAVVEGGESTVVVPPAWSLAVDDRGTLHLEGEA; translated from the coding sequence ATGCACGATTCGGTACGGGTGGGCGTCGACGTCGGGGGGACGTTCACCGACGTGGTCCTGGTGACGGCCGCCGGGATGACGACGGCGAAGGTGCCGACGACGAGTCCACAGCACGCCGGTGTCCTCGAGGGCATCGAGACGGCCTGCACGCAGGCGGACGTCGAACCGGAATCCGTCGACGTCTTTCGGCACGCGACGACGGCGGCGACCAACGCGTTGCTCGAGGAGCGGGTCGCCGAGACGGCGCTGGTCACAACCGCCGGGTTCGGCGACGTGCTGGCCATCGGCCGGCAGGACCGCCCCGACCTCTACGACCCCCGTTCCGACCGCCCCGCGCCGCTGGTGCCGGCCGGGCGCCGCTACGAACTCGACGAGCGGGCGACGACAGACGGTATCGAGCGGGCAGTCGACCCCGAGGCGGTTCGAGCCCTCGCGGGGGACGTCGACGCCGAGGCGGTCGCTGTCTCCTTGCTGCACGCTTACGCCCACCCCGAGAACGAGCGCCGAGCCGCCGAGACGCTTCGCGAGGAGCTGGACGTCCCGGTCTCGGCCAGCCACGAGGTTCTGGGGGAGTTCCGCGAGTTCGAGCGCACCGCGACGACGGTTGCCGACGCCGGACTGACGCCGGTCGTCGGCGAGTACCTCGAACGACTCTCGACGGGCGTCGACGAGCGGGACCTGCCGGCCCCGATGGTGATGCAGTCCAACGGCGGCATCGCCTCGGTCGAGACAGTCCGGGACAACGCCGTGACGACGGCGCTGTCGGGTCCGGCCGCCGGCGTCGTCGGCGCCAGCGCCTTCGAACCCGAGGACGTCGCGGGGCTGGTCACCTTCGACATGGGCGGGACCTCGAGCGACGTCTCGCTGGTCCGGGACGGGCGCGTCGAGCGGACGACCGACGCGGACGTGGGCGGGCGTCCGGTCCGGGTCCCGATGGTCGACGTCGAGACGGTGGGCGCGGGCGGCGGCTCGATCGCCTGGGTCGACGAGGGCGGGGCGCTCCGCGTCGGCCCCCGGTCGGCCGGCGCCGACCCCGGCCCGGCCTGCTACGGGACGGGTGGCACCGATCCGACAGTGACCGACGCCGCCCTGAAGCTGGGCTACCTGGGCGCCGACACCACGCTCGGGGCGGGCCTCGAACTCGACGCCGACGCGGCGACCGACGCGCTCGCCGACCTCGCCGCGGACGCGGCCCTCGACGACCCGCTTACGGCCGCCGAGGGGGTCTACACCGTCGCGAACGCCACGATGACCCGCGCCATCCGGAGCGTCACCGCCGAGCGGGGCCACGACCCGCGCGAGTTCGCCATCGCGGCGTTCGGCGGCGCCGGGCCGATGCACGCTGCGGCGCTTGCTGACCGCCTGGGCGTCGAGCGCGTCGTCGTCCCGCGGGCCAGCGGCGTCCTCTCGGCGCTGGGACTGCTGGCCGCCGACGAACAGCACGACGCCGCCCGGACCTACCGGACACGGCTGGACGAGGCCGACCCCGGGGCTGTGGAAGACGTCCTGGAAGACCTCGCGGCCGAGGCGCTTTCCGACGCGGCCGACCCGGGGGCGGCGACGGTCGCCTTCCAGGCCGACTGTCGCTACGCCGGCCAGAGTTACGAACTGGGCGTCGCCATCGAGGACTTCGACCGCGCGACACTCGGCGCCCGGTTCCACGCGGCCCACGAGCGCGCCCACGGCTACCGCTTGCCCGAGGAACCGGTCGAGGTGGTGACGCTCCGGGCGCGGGCGACGGTCGACCACGAGATGCCGCCGCTGTCGCACGCGGCGACGACCGACGCGGGCGCCGGCCGCCGCGAGGTCCGCTTCGACGGCGAGTGGCACGAGACGCCGGTGCTCGACTGGGCGGGGCTGGCGCCCGGTCGCGAGCGAACCGGCCCGGCCGTCGTCGAGGGTGGCGAGAGCACCGTCGTGGTCCCGCCGGCGTGGTCGCTGGCCGTCGACGACCGCGGAACGCTCCACCTGGAGGGCGAGGCATGA
- a CDS encoding Gfo/Idh/MocA family protein, with amino-acid sequence MTRSSTPVRVGVAGCGFIGQTVGGDFQWDDRASLVAIAEVDDETRESVGDDFGLPATGRYDDYGRMLAEADLDAVLVATPHTLHYEQVVAAMDRGLHVLCEKPLATDLADARDLTDRAESGQEVLMVGYQRHLEDGFRKARKRWASGDAEPRFVTAEITQRWIEGVGGTWRTDADHSGGGFLYDTGSHILDAICWTTGLTPDWVSAEMTFHDDARRVDSRALVTIGFEGGATATVSVFGDAPAVREHIHIWDDDGAVYLDGREWEPRRYREVDADSTTTTPYVRPSEWSKAQAFLDAVVEGRDPPATARDALVVTAITEAAYESARTGRKVDLSL; translated from the coding sequence GTGACACGTTCATCGACACCGGTCCGCGTCGGCGTCGCCGGCTGTGGGTTCATCGGGCAGACCGTCGGGGGCGACTTCCAGTGGGACGACCGCGCCTCGCTGGTCGCCATCGCCGAGGTAGACGACGAGACCCGCGAGTCTGTCGGCGACGATTTCGGCCTCCCGGCGACCGGTCGCTACGACGACTACGGGCGGATGCTCGCCGAGGCCGACCTCGACGCCGTCCTCGTCGCGACGCCCCACACGCTCCACTACGAGCAGGTCGTAGCCGCGATGGACCGGGGCCTGCACGTCCTCTGTGAGAAGCCGCTCGCGACGGACCTGGCGGACGCGCGGGACCTCACAGACCGCGCCGAGTCGGGCCAGGAGGTCCTGATGGTCGGGTACCAGCGCCACCTCGAGGACGGGTTCCGCAAGGCCCGCAAGCGGTGGGCATCGGGCGACGCCGAGCCCCGCTTCGTCACAGCCGAGATAACCCAGCGGTGGATCGAGGGCGTCGGCGGCACCTGGCGGACCGACGCCGACCACTCCGGCGGCGGCTTCCTCTACGATACGGGGAGTCACATCCTCGACGCCATCTGCTGGACGACCGGGCTGACGCCCGACTGGGTCAGCGCCGAGATGACCTTCCACGACGACGCCCGGCGCGTCGACTCGCGGGCGCTCGTCACCATCGGATTCGAGGGCGGCGCGACGGCGACGGTGTCGGTGTTCGGTGACGCCCCGGCCGTCCGCGAGCACATCCACATCTGGGACGACGACGGCGCGGTGTACCTCGACGGCCGGGAGTGGGAGCCCCGGCGGTACCGGGAGGTCGACGCCGACAGCACGACGACGACGCCCTACGTCCGTCCGTCGGAGTGGAGCAAGGCACAGGCCTTCCTCGACGCCGTCGTCGAGGGCCGTGACCCGCCTGCCACCGCTCGTGACGCACTGGTCGTGACCGCGATAACGGAGGCGGCCTACGAATCGGCACGGACCGGCCGGAAAGTCGACCTCTCGCTGTGA
- a CDS encoding GtrA family protein: protein MALAQRSPVRMDRLVRFFLVGLTAAGVQTVLLWTFVDLGGRNYLVGAFVAIELTIIFQYVLNNHWTFHRSRHTTLREYFVGMGKTNLVRGTAIPIQLGILFALVTWGSQKYLVANAVAIALTGIYRYSLDTRWTWG, encoded by the coding sequence ATGGCGCTCGCCCAGCGGTCGCCAGTCCGGATGGATAGGCTCGTCCGGTTCTTTCTCGTCGGGCTGACAGCCGCGGGTGTCCAGACAGTGCTCCTGTGGACGTTCGTCGACCTGGGGGGCAGGAACTACCTCGTCGGCGCGTTCGTCGCCATCGAGCTGACCATCATCTTCCAGTACGTCCTCAACAACCACTGGACGTTCCACCGCTCGCGACACACGACGCTCCGGGAGTACTTCGTCGGGATGGGCAAGACGAACCTCGTGCGTGGGACGGCCATCCCGATCCAGCTTGGCATCCTCTTTGCCCTTGTCACCTGGGGCAGCCAGAAGTATCTCGTCGCGAACGCCGTGGCCATCGCGCTGACCGGCATCTATCGCTACTCGCTGGACACGCGCTGGACGTGGGGCTAG